The nucleotide sequence atttaattatatatataatatatagtaTTAATGTATATTCGGTTGTATATAGAACTTAGCTGTATAAAATACTCTTGAACTAATGCCAATGGAATACTATGTTACTTCCATTTAGTGTATTAGTAAACTTTTTCTTCAACCAACCATTATTGTTTCGTATTTAAGATATCGTGTGtaggaaaaataaaacgagaAATCAAGAAACGTTTTTATATTGAGCATAATTTCACATAGAAAAAAGTTCGATTTCGGATTACTTTCATCCCAGTCATGGGGATGTTTTCCTTGTGCACTGGAGTATTCCCTAATTAGGCAGTATCTGTGCCGTCGTCGAAATGCGAGCATGTGTGCAATTTGCTATTTGGCTCATCAGTAAATGATTTGTCCCTGCACTGATTAGCCGCTTTGATGGCTAAAGAGCTAGAAAATCACCCAAAAAAACTAGCTAATCCACTTGCTGACCAAGTCTTTGGCTCACTTGATTGTGTGGGCGTGGGCAGGTCGACACAGAAACTCAATCATAAATTGTTCGTCAGGACCGAAATGGAATGTAATCAAAAATCCAATAAATTCGCAATCTAATTGCAGAGAAACGTAATTCGATTTCGAAATCTGGAACTCCAATATTTGACGAAACACAAACCATATGCACAAACTATTTGTGCAACGGTCAATTGCCTGAATAAACATGGCCAGGACATGGAGAGTTAGCCTTATCCTGAATGGCGAACCCTTTTAGCCGGCTCCTTGAAACTGTCACTCGCAATCAGGCGAGTGCCAATGATGCGAATTCAAGTGGAAAAGTCCTGACAGCCAATTTGCAACATGCTCCGCACACacatgtaaataaaatgtaaaaagtgTAGAAAAATCacgcaacaacaatggcaggACGACGGTTGGGGGCGGTGTAGGAATCCTTTTTGATGTGCAGGAAGCCTCAACATGTCTGTTCTTTTTGCGCATTTCAACTCAATTGAACACAAGAGACATCATCGCCGTTGGCTTTCATGTTTGCTCAGaaatgcgagtgtgtgtgggtgtgtaaATTAACACTCAGCTCGGGTATCcttcgcactcacacacacacacatacccacAAAAGACACCCAATGCACCCACACAAGCGTAGAGCAAGGACAAGTGCTTTAATGCTTCATTTGACATGTTTATTCACAGCCAGCTGCCCTTTTGTTGGTCTGGCCAATCCTCGAAATGGGTTTACTTTAATCCTTTTCTCTCCATGCAGTTATCCTGGCTCCCTGATTGTGCTCCTTTGTCCTTAGCTCATCAGTCATTGATTGGCTTTGATTGTCTGTGCAAGGAGCAGCGGCATTCAggactttgtttttttttcagcattTACTCTTTTGAATTTTGCCGTcaggcttttgtttttgctgcttttaatttatggcCGTAATTGGCATAATTTATGGACGGtgcaaaatggaaaaataagaGAGAAAGAACCCAACTGCACGCATTATGCCAATTTACATTGATGCattgaaatgtttgctttgcCTGCAACtctttgtaatttatttgcaacatttttttttttttttgttcacttGTCAGGCGGAAGTTGTGGACATTTTAAAGCGTAACAATAAACGCACAATATCCAGGAGGAaaggaatatttaaattgccGCTCGAATGTCCTTTATACGGAGCACAGTCCTGCTGACTGGGCAAATATCCAAAGTTAATGAAAAGAAATCGCTGGCTAACCCTCGAATGTAAACAAATTTCGCTCGGATTTCTTGGCCGTCTGCCCGCCCACATAATTTCACCCCTCGCCAAAAATTTCTACTTCTATTTGCGTTTGTGCACAAGGCGTTGCCATTTAATtgcagaaacagaaaaaggGAGCTGCGTCTGGGGAGCGGCACTAAAATCGCTTAATGTCAGCAAATTAACTTAAAACGCATAAAGCGAGCATTATTCTGTAATTATTTACTGTCCATCCGAGGGGAGGCACACAACCCAGTTCATCTCAGTTTTGTTTGACTTTCCCACATTCAGATCATAGAAACGAGCTGCAGAAGAAGTAGTTCCACTGGGGTTGTTACTTCACGCTgaagtttaattttattactaAGTATgtaagaatattaaataataattataagtCAATGTGTCTTATTGGCCGTCACATGTTTGAATTATTGATTTATGAATGATTATTGTGGAAATAGTGAAAACTGCACTTCCAAGAATTAAACtaaagttttatatttatagaaaaCGTTTTTATTTAAACCCGTTTTTTCTACTTTCCCATTTAGGTACTACTACGACAAAAATATAATGACCAAGGTGCACGGCAAGCGGTATGCGTACAAATTCGATTTCCAAGGCCTGGCAGCTGCTACTCAGCCGGCGGCCAGCGATCCCACCTACAAATACCAGAGCGACTTGTTCATGACACCATATCACCACAGCGCCAAGCTCAGCTCGTTCATGAGTCCGCATCATGGCATGACCTCATCCTCGGGTAAGCTTTCGTTTTGTTAAATCCATTTAGGGAAACTCATATGcttttaaatcaaaaatattgcTTCAATACGTGTGCATCCGTTCTATTTGATCATAAATAATGCTTCATTTGGAGTTAATTAGAAATTTAATACTTATAGGCAATGTATAAAATAAGCTAATGAACCAAAAAATTCGGTTATAAGTGCAAATTTAAAGagattaattttcctaaagggaaaacagaaaatattgATCCAGAAATTATATGTGTTATCTGTATTCTTTACAGCCTCGATCTTCCCGTCGGCCGCCTCGTGGGGCAACTGGGGCAGTCCGGCCACGAATCTCTACCAGCCGCACTCGATGAGCCACGTGACCCCCTCCCACGTAGCGCCCCACCTGAGCAGCTATCCCCACTACGCATGACCATCATCGTCCGGTGGCGCCTTCTAATATGAGAGCAACGCCATCGCCAGTGCCTCGGGCATTGGCGGCGGCACGGCCTCGACGGGCGTGGGCATCGGCGGAGTGGGCGGTGCAGGTGGCGGAGGTGGATCCGGGGTGTCCACCGGAGTGGGCTCCACCTCGAGCAGTACCACCAGCAGTGGAGCTGgtggcggaggcggtggcggtggtggtacGGTCATGAGTGGTTTCGGAAGCAATGGCAACCTGAACGGATCCCATGTGTCCAGCAGCGGTGGGTCGTCCAGTGTGAGCAACAACCTCAATATTGCCACGGCCACGTTGACGGCGACACCGGCTCATGCCAGTGCCGGATTTGGGACAATTGGCGGGCTCAGTGTGGCCGGaatgggcgtgggcgtgggggtcggagtgggcgtgggcggTGGTAATTCAACGCTCAATTCATTGGTAGTAGGCAACCGGCTAATGAACAGCAGCCTGCCGACGCTGCTCAAATGATGCCACTTGGAGAAGTTCGGGCTGACGATGGGCGCAGGTCCTTCGCCGCCGGCTGCAACGCCCGCTGGCGAAAATATGCCACCGTACCACCATCACGGTCATCCCGCCCACTCCGGACTTCCAGGACACGCTGGCAACTATGGGGCCAACGAGCGGGCTCTGTACGATTATCTGGACATGAAGAGCGGCGAACAGGCCACGTTTTTACTGTAAATGCAAAAAGGCAAAACTTGTAACCAGAACCACCAGAAAAgatccaaaaacaaaaaatcgaaaCGAAAAGCAGGCAGCAATTGAATTTGCAGCGGATTTTATTCATAGGTACTTAGCGAAATAAACCCGTAAGCCCTAACCACAATGAATAGAAACCAACCCCcagctaaatattttatgtgtgCGCGAGTGAATGTGTGAATGAATCGTTGTTGCTCTAGGATTAAGAAACTAACTTTCCACTAATATACAATTAAGAAACGGAACCGAAATAGTTGGCATTCGAAGCTAAACCAAACTCTAAGTGTTTTTAGTGTATCAAGGACAAGCTCTTTTCTCAAATTCAAAGCAGACATTTTCCAGGCTAAGACTTGAAATAGCTCTAGAATTTTTCAATTGTTGTTAGCATTTTGTGTGTGGACGCATTTGTAAATAGCAAAATAACAATATCATCCTCCAAATAACGTTCAGCACAACAGTGAATGTCTAGTTATAAAAGTTTGCCACATTCTCACTTCAATTTAcgatttgtaaataaatatttgcctaagtgtaaaaatgtttagacAGTAATGTAGTTTATTTGGGTTTACGTAATTTAtatattgaattttattatgGGTTTGAATACTTTCTTTTTTAACTTATCGTTTTGAGATGGTTGACTGTGATAGTTGATTGTACAGTTAAAactcttatatattttttaaataccaAATTACAAAcgaataaatattgaaataaattacgAGTACATATTAATCCCAAGTCTAGACATACTATATATTTGTgtgtaaaaaagaaaacattctAAATTTAAGTCCAAGTTTAACTATAATAATACgaggaaaatatatatacaaatttaaatgtgtgTAACTATGTGTATTTACCAAATCGAAAAACGACAAAAGGCGAACTAATCGTTAACGATCTAAGtgtatacaattttaaattctGAATGTAAACTTTACGATgcgaaaacaaatataaaaaaaaacgaacatcAGCAATGCCCACACACCGAAACCCTCTaagaatttagttaatttaagGCAAAAActttcaacaaaataaaacccaatttaaaaaaaaaaaaaaacatttcttttAACGTTGTATTTATtcgaaattaaccaaaaattGTTATGTACAGCATGGGGAAAAGAGGTGCCTACTCTAGTCTTGGAATAATCCACCGGAAAATCACCGTATCATTACTATTCCTGATTAAACCATTTAAACTCGTAGTGCTTCAGTGAATTCTCCTCGGGCAGCGCCTCCTTGGCGTCCAATTTCCGCCAGCTGACGTGGGGCTGGAATCCAAACTCGTTCGCAATATACTCAATGGTCCGCTGCACTGCATCCTCGCCGATTGCAAAGTAGCTACCCTGCTTGTCACCATTGCGACCGCCGGTCTCCTCGTGTCCATTGTAGTCCAGTATGTACTTGAATTTGTACAGATCACCCGTTGCACTTGAGGCACTTCCACGGCCAGAACCGATTTCTCCGCCAAATCCTGAAGCTTTGGTGCCAGTAATACCTCCTCCAATTTTACTTCCGGATCCAAATCCTAAAGCTTTGCTGCCTGAATCAGGTCCTCCAATTTTACTTTCGGATCCAAACCCTGAAGGTTTGCTGCCTGAAACACCTCCTCCAATATTACTTCCGAATCCAAATCCTGAAGCTTTGCTTCCAGTAGCCCCTCCTCCAATTGCACTTCCAGATCCAATTGCACCGCCGTTTCCTGAGGCTTTGCTTCCTCCAGAGACTCCTCCAATTGCACTTCCAGAACCAATTCCACCAGCCGAGACTTTTCTTCCGCCTGGAGCTCCTGCACCGATAATACCTCCAGATCCGCCAGCTTGTGGATTACCAGGCGCTTTACCCGCCGCGATGCCTCCACCATTTGCTAAGATTGTTAGATTGtctctttttaaattttcttgcTTAAGGAGATAATTTCCTCTTATCACTTACAGGGTACATTTCCGGTTGGTGTATTCGCTGTCACTCCAGAAATTCCCGGGGCGGTGGCTGAACCTAATAAAATTCCCAAGGGTATTAGTAGAGACACATACCTTTATCAAAAATAGTTTAGGAATCGTGTAAGCAGTGTACGATCTTAGTGCAATATGGTTCCGCTAGATGGCTTTAGTTTGTTGTAGTGTAGCAGTGCATTTTGTAATGACATTTAAtactaaaattaattaatacatTAATTATAAGTTCCCGACTTAGCTTACTCAAAAGAGGTGTTTGGTGTGGGTTAAATGTGTGTGGTGGTCTTGTCTTCGTATTGGCCAATGTTTTCGCAGAAGAAACTCCCGATCTATTAATGTTTTTAAGGCCCGCATTCGGATGTTGTGCTACGGATTGAATGTTACTGGCAAGTGGAACCTTTGCATTAAGGCCCGCATTCGGATGTTGTGCTACGGATTGAATGTTACTGGCAAGTGGAACCTTTGCATTAAGGCCCGCATTCGGATGTTGTGCTACGGATTGAATGTTACTGGCAAGTGGAACCTTTGCATTTCCATCTAAAGCGAAGATTTTTACTTGACTCGCTGGAAGCAATGAGGTTTCAACAAGTGGCTGATTGGGCAAGGGCACATGGCCAGGTATTGTGTTTCCATATGTAATAGCTTGTCTCATAACGTCCTCGTTCAACCGGATGTTCAATGGCCGATAAACCGGCGGTGAAGCCTTCtcgaccacgcccacattgTAGTCGATCTTTGTGTTGGCACTCGGAGTTTGCGAATTGGAGGTCTGCGTGCTCACATGTCCGGTTACAGCATTCTTTGTTGTGTAGTATGTGCTCATTGCTATGTTGAGACCAAGTTCGATTGTTTTAGTGTTTGGTGCGTTCGTGTTTGTGTTGGAGGTTTGCAGTGTATCTTGGAGCAAACCAAGACGACTTGCCACAGTCTGTGCAATGGATTCCCGGAAGGGTAACTGCACATTCAGGCCGATGTCTGAAGAGCCATCGGGCTTACCTGGTTGAACTGGAGCCAATGGCTGTGAAAGTGTGCGAATTTCCGTCTTGGGAGGGGACTTTTTTAGGAAACAACCGGAACAGGCCTCCGAGTTGAAGTTGTACTTGGGCAGAGCCACCGGAGCTGCAGGAAGCAGGACCTTTGGAGTCGTTGTCACAGGAACACTTTCTGGaaagtaaataatattacaaGTCATTCAAAAGTTCCCCTTGATCACCTATACAATCCTCTGTTagaaatttccaaataaaatgtattacatttaaaaacaaaccaaaacatATTATACAAGTTAAGATTATTCTTATCAAACCAAAAACGTTTGGTTATATTTAGAAACGTAGCTCGAAAACCAGTATGACTTTAAAGGAAATAATCTGAATGGAAGTCTGATTTCAATCGGGTTTATGatttgaattaataaataatattatcaGACCAAAAGCATATATTTTAGTGCTGTCATAGGTTCGTATTGCAATTCGAATTAAATATTCAGAATCGGTCAAGAATTCTGTCAATACTCACTTGAACCAACTGGACCCGCGTAAGGATAGCTCTTCATGGAGATTATCCGGAATTTGCCCTCCTCGTCGGTGGCATAGACCGTCACGTGATAGATACCATCGGCGGTGATGAACCCAAACTCGCCCATGATAATGCCGCGTTCATCTGTGAGTTGGGGAAACAAGATGAGATTTGACCAAAATGATTTTGTGTTCATTTTGAATATGAATGCGAATTTTACGCCGATATgtgatttttaatttgtttgataACCAGCCACGAGCAGGCCCATAAAGATTAAGATCTAATAAACTGTATCGATAATGGCGATCATAACTTGTGAGCTGGTTTCTTAAAACCCCTCAACCGCACCACACACCCCCATCGCTTTGAATTGATATGTTAGGCAGCTTCCTACGTAAGAAACATTCCTATGTTGAGATGAATTTATTAATCTGGATGACACTGTGGATGGTCTGAAAGAGGTGCGTCTCTCACCAAAGCATCCTGTCCAGCCACCCACTAAAATGTTCTCATTTGAAATTCTGGCTTGTGGCCTTTGTGTCTGGAAACAGGTTTCCACAATACTGGCCAACAAGTTTTAACGGTTTGCATCAATTGGCTTTCGCTTGTTTGTTTTAGGTTTAATTCAAATTTGGCTTCGTGTCACTTTCCCATTTGTCTCGATCGATTTCGACGGGGCTTGAAAACAATtctttatttcaatttattctTTTGTCGTgatcaatttgattttaaattgttcaATGAGCTGGGCTAAATAATGAAAACTATTAAACTCGTATCAATATAAATTAAGACTATCATTTTCTGGTTATACAATTAAcactaataaaaaaataaccaTAAAATTAACATACATTTTAGTGggtaataaaaattgaaactgggaataaattattataaattataattagaaaattatttaacCAAAATTAAAGGATTTATAACTATTGGTAAAGTTTCATTCCCACTTAATTATTTTACAGTACAAAAACCTAATGTTTGTAATCAAGAGACTATTCATAAAGAAGGCAAGTAAAATTTCAAACAGTATTTGgttagaaaaaattttaattatgtaaTATAGTAAATagtaaaatacaattaaatatattctaagtgacaatacatttttttctagtatgttaaatttaaagttaCGTATTATAGCTCTGAAGTAATGCCCCGTAAGCTAGACTTTAAAAATCTGATGTTGATCAATAGATCGttcaatatttaaatcaaaggtgccgaaattgtttttgttaggATACCGTTTATACCGTTCTCCTTTGAATAGTTatacaacaaacaaatatcATTTTGCATGCACAACGAGTTCCtgaatttgtttgttaatatGAACGTAATACAATTTTTGGCTCAACTCTGGCATTTTATATGCCAGAATtatacttataaatattgaaatgtgGCTGATCTTTTTGAAATTAGCATTAgccaaagaaagaaaaaccatAAATAAGCCAAACATTTGTGTGTTCGAAAGAGTCTACATGTTATGCAAATCGGCCACGtttcgttttcgattttcTGAAAACTTTATCACCGATTCAGCatggaaataaaaatcataacgACCATGCATGCCATTTGGACACTACACAATGGACTTCAGAGATGAACCCCCGGCCATATGTGTGTTGTGAAGATTCCGCTAATTGCCATTGGTGGCTGGTATTTCAATTGCTGGTGACCTGTCGCTCAGGTGCACCGTGCACCCATCAAACGTGTATTGTGTGGCATTGCACAAGCCGCCACTAGTCGCACTCCGGCTCAAAAGTCAAAAGTTATGGCTTTTTTTGGCTAATGCTGGCTGCTAGCTGCTGGATGGTGCTGCATTTGTGCATCTGCTCCTAACGACTCTCGAGATGACGCATCATCTATTTACATATTTCGGTTTCGGTGTCAATAAATCGACGCACAGTAGTCAAGATATGCTAATGGTTTAATTAGCGTCATTTGCTAGCTCAACCAGCTCACCTCTCTTCTCTGCCCGATGCTGCTGCTCGTCGATGGTGAAGCCGAACTTGTAGGGACGCACTGTGGTCGCGGCCGACAGGACATGGGTCAAGGTgcacaggagcagcagctttAAAGGGAACTCAATGAATGCCGGGTTCAGAGTTGGGATCAAACTTAAGCACTTACAGCACAGACAAACGCCATCAATTTTAGGCTCATTTTgggaatttattatttatttaaatcggtcaccaattttattttattttcacgCCCTAATATAAACTGTCAGAGCTCACACAAAAACGCATAAATAAAC is from Drosophila melanogaster chromosome 3L and encodes:
- the l(3)mbn gene encoding lethal (3) malignant blood neoplasm, isoform B, whose amino-acid sequence is MSLKLMAFVCALLLLCTLTHVLSAATTVRPYKFGFTIDEQQHRAEKRDERGIIMGEFGFITADGIYHVTVYATDEEGKFRIISMKSYPYAGPVGSKSVPVTTTPKVLLPAAPVALPKYNFNSEACSGCFLKKSPPKTEIRTLSQPLAPVQPGKPDGSSDIGLNVQLPFRESIAQTVASRLGLLQDTLQTSNTNTNAPNTKTIELGLNIAMSTYYTTKNAVTGHVSTQTSNSQTPSANTKIDYNVGVVEKASPPVYRPLNIRLNEDVMRQAITYGNTIPGHVPLPNQPLVETSLLPASQVKIFALDGNAKVPLASNIQSVAQHPNAGLNAKVPLASNIQSVAQHPNAGLNAKVPLASNIQSVAQHPNAGLKNINRSGVSSAKTLANTKTRPPHTFNPHQTPLLSSATAPGISGVTANTPTGNVPSNGGGIAAGKAPGNPQAGGSGGIIGAGAPGGRKVSAGGIGSGSAIGGVSGGSKASGNGGAIGSGSAIGGGATGSKASGFGFGSNIGGGVSGSKPSGFGSESKIGGPDSGSKALGFGSGSKIGGGITGTKASGFGGEIGSGRGSASSATGDLYKFKYILDYNGHEETGGRNGDKQGSYFAIGEDAVQRTIEYIANEFGFQPHVSWRKLDAKEALPEENSLKHYEFKWFNQE
- the l(3)mbn gene encoding lethal (3) malignant blood neoplasm, isoform D encodes the protein MSLKLMAFVCALLLLCTLTHVLSAATTVRPYKFGFTIDEQQHRAEKRDERGIIMGEFGFITADGIYHVTVYATDEEGKFRIISMKSYPYAGPVGSKSVPVTTTPKVLLPAAPVALPKYNFNSEACSGCFLKKSPPKTEIRTLSQPLAPVQPGSATAPGISGVTANTPTGNVPSNGGGIAAGKAPGNPQAGGSGGIIGAGAPGGRKVSAGGIGSGSAIGGVSGGSKASGNGGAIGSGSAIGGGATGSKASGFGFGSNIGGGVSGSKPSGFGSESKIGGPDSGSKALGFGSGSKIGGGITGTKASGFGGEIGSGRGSASSATGDLYKFKYILDYNGHEETGGRNGDKQGSYFAIGEDAVQRTIEYIANEFGFQPHVSWRKLDAKEALPEENSLKHYEFKWFNQE
- the l(3)mbn gene encoding lethal (3) malignant blood neoplasm, isoform E — protein: MSLKLMAFVCALLLLCTLTHVLSAATTVRPYKFGFTIDEQQHRAEKRDERGIIMGEFGFITADGIYHVTVYATDEEGKFRIISMKSYPYAGPVGSKSVPVTTTPKVLLPAAPVALPKYNFNSEACSGCFLKKSPPKTEIRTLSQPLAPVQPAMSTYYTTKNAVTGHVSTQTSNSQTPSANTKIDYNVGVVEKASPPVYRPLNIRLNEDVMRQAITYGNTIPGHVPLPNQPLVETSLLPASQVKIFALDGNAKVPLASNIQSVAQHPNAGLNAKVPLASNIQSVAQHPNAGLNAKVPLASNIQSVAQHPNAGLKNINRSGVSSAKTLANTKTRPPHTFNPHQTPLLSSATAPGISGVTANTPTGNVPSNGGGIAAGKAPGNPQAGGSGGIIGAGAPGGRKVSAGGIGSGSAIGGVSGGSKASGNGGAIGSGSAIGGGATGSKASGFGFGSNIGGGVSGSKPSGFGSESKIGGPDSGSKALGFGSGSKIGGGITGTKASGFGGEIGSGRGSASSATGDLYKFKYILDYNGHEETGGRNGDKQGSYFAIGEDAVQRTIEYIANEFGFQPHVSWRKLDAKEALPEENSLKHYEFKWFNQE